The following coding sequences are from one Bradyrhizobium sp. WSM471 window:
- a CDS encoding DMT family transporter: MTPRTATLIGLTAILMWSLLSVMTVATGKIPAFQLAAMTFAIGGLVGLLTWIGRGEAAKSLRQPLVVWTVGVGGLFGYHALYFLALRFAPPAEAGLLNYLWPLLIVLFSSFLPGERLAVHHVVGALLGLVGTVLLFAGSTSGFTRGQLPGLAAAFIAAFVWAIYSVLSRRLKAVPTDAVAGFCLATAVLAALMHGLLETTVWPDTTLQWLSVIALGIGPVGAAFYAWDIGMKRGDIRVLGAASYATPLLSTGFLIAAGFANASANIAIAAILIAGGGLIAAKDMVLRKR; encoded by the coding sequence ATGACTCCCCGCACCGCGACGCTGATCGGATTGACCGCGATCCTGATGTGGTCGCTGCTGTCAGTGATGACGGTGGCGACCGGAAAGATCCCGGCGTTCCAGCTGGCCGCGATGACGTTCGCGATCGGCGGTCTGGTTGGGCTGCTCACCTGGATCGGCCGCGGCGAGGCGGCCAAGAGCCTGCGTCAGCCGCTGGTCGTGTGGACCGTGGGTGTCGGCGGACTGTTCGGCTATCACGCGCTGTATTTCCTCGCGTTGCGCTTTGCGCCACCGGCTGAAGCCGGCCTGCTGAATTATCTGTGGCCGCTCCTGATCGTGCTGTTCTCGTCGTTCCTACCGGGCGAGCGGCTTGCCGTGCATCACGTCGTCGGCGCCCTGCTCGGTCTCGTCGGCACCGTGCTGCTGTTCGCCGGGAGCACCTCCGGCTTCACCCGGGGGCAATTGCCGGGATTAGCCGCGGCCTTCATCGCAGCGTTCGTATGGGCGATCTATTCGGTGTTGTCGCGGCGATTGAAGGCGGTGCCGACCGATGCTGTCGCGGGATTCTGTCTTGCTACCGCGGTGCTTGCCGCGCTGATGCATGGACTGCTTGAAACCACGGTATGGCCGGACACGACGCTGCAATGGCTCTCCGTGATCGCGCTCGGCATCGGCCCCGTCGGTGCTGCGTTCTATGCCTGGGACATCGGCATGAAGCGCGGCGACATCCGCGTGCTCGGCGCCGCGTCCTATGCGACGCCGCTGCTTTCGACCGGCTTCCTCATCGCCGCTGGGTTCGCCAACGCCAGCGCCAACATCGCGATCGCAGCGATCCTGATCGCCGGCGGCGGCCTGATCGCCGCGAAGGACATGGTGCTGCGGAAGCGATGA
- a CDS encoding flavin reductase family protein: protein MHGTLGPAAVQIDPAILYFGTPVVLIGSTNEDGTSNLAPMSSAWWVGWRCMLGLARNSKTTENMIRRGECVLNLPSADLVAAVDRLARTTGSDPVPPGKLYRGYRHEKDKFGRGGLTVLPGETVAAPRAAECPVQMEAKVAHVHEMAQDDEVWRGNLTAIEVRITRVHAHPEIMMDGATNRIDPDKWRPLILSFQEFYGLTPQRLQRSELGQIPEAMYRPPGWQPAL from the coding sequence ATGCACGGAACACTCGGCCCCGCCGCCGTCCAGATCGACCCGGCCATCTTGTATTTCGGCACGCCCGTCGTCCTCATCGGCTCAACCAATGAAGACGGCACTTCCAATCTCGCGCCGATGTCGTCGGCATGGTGGGTCGGGTGGCGCTGCATGCTGGGACTGGCCCGGAATTCCAAGACCACCGAGAACATGATTCGCAGGGGCGAATGCGTGCTCAATCTGCCGTCCGCCGATCTCGTCGCCGCGGTCGATCGCCTCGCACGGACCACGGGATCGGATCCGGTGCCGCCCGGCAAACTCTATCGCGGCTATCGGCACGAGAAGGACAAGTTCGGTCGTGGCGGACTAACCGTGCTACCGGGCGAAACAGTCGCCGCACCGCGCGCGGCCGAGTGTCCCGTGCAGATGGAAGCCAAGGTCGCCCATGTCCATGAGATGGCGCAGGATGACGAGGTCTGGCGTGGCAACCTTACGGCGATCGAGGTGCGCATCACCCGCGTGCACGCGCATCCAGAGATCATGATGGACGGCGCCACCAATCGCATCGACCCGGACAAATGGCGGCCGCTGATCCTCAGTTTTCAGGAATTCTACGGCCTGACGCCCCAACGCTTGCAGCGTTCCGAACTCGGGCAGATCCCTGAAGCGATGTACCGGCCACCGGGTTGGCAGCCAGCGCTTTAG
- a CDS encoding cupin domain-containing protein, with protein sequence MPTAAEIIARLELRPHPEGGHYRETFRDQTTDANGRARSTLIYFLLARGERSHWHRIDAVESWHYYAGSPLTLRIAHDGCSQHEVRLGTDLVSGERPQGIVPANAWQMAETTGEWTLVGCTVAPAFEFAKFELAPKGWEP encoded by the coding sequence ATGCCGACCGCAGCCGAGATCATCGCGCGCCTCGAACTCCGCCCGCATCCCGAGGGCGGGCACTATCGCGAGACGTTTCGCGACCAGACCACCGACGCCAACGGCCGCGCACGCTCGACCCTGATCTATTTCCTGCTGGCGCGCGGCGAGCGCTCGCACTGGCATCGCATCGATGCGGTCGAGAGCTGGCACTATTACGCCGGCAGCCCGCTGACGCTGCGCATCGCCCATGACGGCTGCTCCCAGCACGAGGTACGGCTCGGTACGGACCTCGTGAGCGGCGAACGACCGCAGGGAATCGTGCCGGCGAACGCCTGGCAGATGGCGGAGACAACCGGTGAATGGACACTGGTCGGTTGCACCGTGGCGCCCGCCTTCGAGTTTGCAAAGTTCGAGCTCGCGCCGAAAGGCTGGGAGCCCTGA
- the gloB gene encoding hydroxyacylglutathione hydrolase: protein MAAEIRTFTCLNDNFGYLIHDVETKATASIDAPEAGPIVRALEREGWQLTDILITHHHGDHVGGVAELKQKYNCRVVAPHDKTTEIADVDLRVANAEIVKVGSLLGRVLETPGHTLDHISYVFDTEKALFAADTLFSIGCGRVFEGTYPMMWDSLLKLRALPDDFKLYCGHEYTASNVKFALTVDPDNAALQARAAEVARLRAENKPTIPSLLGDEKRTNVFLRADEPSIAARLHMKGADATVVFGELRERKNKS, encoded by the coding sequence ATGGCCGCCGAAATTCGTACTTTCACCTGTTTAAACGACAATTTCGGTTATCTGATCCACGATGTGGAAACCAAGGCGACGGCGTCGATCGACGCGCCGGAGGCCGGCCCCATCGTGAGGGCGCTCGAGCGCGAGGGCTGGCAGCTCACCGACATCCTGATCACCCATCATCATGGCGATCATGTCGGCGGAGTCGCCGAACTCAAGCAGAAATACAATTGCCGCGTCGTCGCGCCGCATGACAAGACGACGGAGATCGCAGACGTCGACCTGCGCGTCGCCAATGCCGAAATCGTCAAGGTCGGCAGCTTGCTGGGGCGCGTACTGGAGACGCCCGGCCACACGCTCGACCACATCTCCTATGTGTTCGACACCGAGAAAGCGCTGTTCGCCGCCGACACGCTGTTCTCGATCGGCTGCGGCCGCGTGTTCGAGGGCACCTATCCGATGATGTGGGATTCGCTTTTGAAACTGCGTGCCCTGCCCGACGACTTCAAGCTCTATTGCGGCCATGAATACACGGCGTCCAACGTCAAGTTCGCACTGACCGTCGACCCCGACAATGCGGCGCTGCAAGCGCGCGCGGCGGAGGTGGCGAGGCTGCGGGCCGAGAACAAGCCGACCATTCCCTCGCTGCTTGGTGACGAGAAGCGGACAAACGTGTTCCTGCGCGCCGACGAACCGTCGATCGCAGCCAGGCTGCACATGAAGGGCGCGGATGCCACCGTGGTCTTCGGCGAGCTGCGCGAGCGCAAGAACAAGTCTTGA
- a CDS encoding class I SAM-dependent methyltransferase, whose protein sequence is MTIDVVDLREFYSRRLGIVARQMINRGIRERWPRVDGQRVLGFGYPTPYLGLFREDAERCIAFMPSAQGVLKWPTGRPALASLVDEFSLPLPDAAVDRILLVHALEMSDDPAALLREAWRVLSPSGRVIAVIPNRRGVWTRTDSTPFGHGRPYSRSQITDLLRQTWFTPTAWGEALFMPPYAGGWVLKSAQMWERAGAALSLPFAGVHIVEATKQVYRAIPAKRERARLIPSLAKPVLVPSSTTATRG, encoded by the coding sequence ATGACCATTGATGTCGTCGACCTCCGCGAGTTCTACTCCCGTCGCCTCGGGATTGTGGCGCGGCAAATGATCAATCGCGGCATTCGGGAGCGCTGGCCGCGCGTCGACGGCCAGCGGGTGCTCGGCTTCGGCTATCCCACGCCCTATCTCGGGTTGTTCCGCGAGGACGCGGAGCGCTGCATCGCCTTCATGCCGTCGGCCCAGGGCGTCCTGAAATGGCCGACGGGACGGCCGGCACTCGCCTCGCTGGTGGATGAGTTCTCGCTGCCGCTTCCCGACGCCGCGGTCGATCGCATCCTGCTGGTCCACGCACTGGAGATGTCGGACGATCCGGCCGCGCTGCTGCGCGAGGCATGGCGCGTGCTGTCGCCGTCCGGTCGCGTGATTGCGGTCATCCCGAACCGGCGCGGGGTGTGGACCCGCACCGACAGCACGCCGTTCGGTCACGGCCGGCCCTATTCGCGCTCGCAGATCACCGACCTGTTGCGTCAGACCTGGTTCACCCCGACGGCCTGGGGCGAGGCGCTGTTCATGCCGCCCTATGCCGGCGGCTGGGTGCTGAAATCCGCACAGATGTGGGAGCGGGCCGGCGCGGCGCTGTCGCTGCCCTTCGCCGGCGTGCACATCGTCGAGGCGACCAAGCAGGTCTACCGCGCGATCCCCGCCAAGCGCGAGCGGGCGCGGCTGATACCCTCGCTGGCAAAGCCGGTGCTGGTACCGTCCTCGACGACGGCGACGCGCGGCTAA
- a CDS encoding DUF4167 domain-containing protein → MRNGQNKQRMRNRNNNNNNNNNNNNNRRGQNPMTRVYESNGPDIKIRGTASHIAEKYLQLARDARSSGDPVAAENYYQHAEHYFRLIATAQEQFRQNQQPRGDEPISNSSGDDGEDDGENFSNFGQEPGFVPQPPPQPFTRDRDGPRDHQPRDHQPRDNHYQRDNQQPREHRERDHRPQPQYQPQPQPLPLNQPQPVVADAVSVDRLPSFITGPQPQVSGGAPGQAGFEGGGGERFPRRRRRPNGPRPEREAAPAASSDEVAPGE, encoded by the coding sequence ATGAGAAACGGTCAGAACAAGCAGCGGATGCGCAACCGCAACAATAATAATAACAATAACAATAACAACAACAATAACCGGCGCGGCCAGAACCCGATGACCCGGGTCTACGAGTCCAACGGACCCGACATCAAGATCCGCGGCACGGCTTCGCATATTGCTGAAAAGTATCTCCAGCTCGCGCGCGACGCGCGCTCCTCCGGAGACCCCGTTGCGGCCGAGAACTACTACCAGCATGCCGAGCATTATTTTCGCCTGATCGCGACGGCTCAAGAACAGTTCCGGCAGAACCAGCAGCCACGCGGCGACGAGCCCATCAGCAATAGCAGTGGCGACGACGGCGAGGACGATGGCGAGAATTTCTCGAATTTCGGCCAGGAGCCGGGTTTTGTCCCACAGCCGCCACCGCAGCCCTTCACGCGCGACCGCGACGGCCCGCGCGATCATCAACCGCGTGATCATCAGCCTCGCGACAACCACTATCAGCGCGACAACCAGCAGCCGCGCGAGCATCGCGAACGCGACCATCGCCCGCAGCCGCAATATCAGCCCCAGCCGCAACCGCTCCCGCTGAACCAGCCCCAGCCCGTCGTGGCCGACGCCGTCAGCGTCGATCGCCTGCCGTCCTTCATCACCGGCCCGCAGCCGCAGGTGAGCGGTGGCGCGCCCGGCCAGGCCGGCTTCGAGGGTGGTGGTGGCGAGCGCTTTCCGCGGCGGCGCCGCCGGCCGAATGGCCCGCGCCCCGAGCGCGAAGCCGCTCCGGCCGCTTCGAGCGACGAAGTGGCTCCCGGCGAGTAA
- the prmC gene encoding peptide chain release factor N(5)-glutamine methyltransferase: MSNPFTALSVESARRALAAQLRSAQLEEAELDARILLGAALGLDLTGLIAQAARLLTETETSRLAQYAGRRIAGEPVARILGTREFWGLPFRLSEATLVPRPDTETVVELALEIFRERQASHQIRIADIGTGSGAILLALLHEIPGAFGVGTDLSLTALKTARDNAAALGLADRACFVACSYATALRGPFDLVVSNPPYIPSAEIPKLSIEVREHDPHLALDGGNDGYDAYRALIPQATERLAPGGALIVEAGQGQARNIETLMIAAALVVDRPPKADLAGIPRAVSARKMPP; the protein is encoded by the coding sequence GTGAGCAATCCCTTCACCGCATTATCCGTCGAGAGCGCGCGGCGCGCGCTCGCCGCGCAACTGAGATCGGCGCAGCTCGAAGAAGCCGAGCTCGACGCGCGTATTCTGCTCGGCGCAGCACTCGGACTTGATCTCACAGGCCTCATTGCGCAGGCCGCCCGCCTGCTTACGGAAACCGAGACGTCGCGGCTCGCGCAATATGCCGGGCGCCGCATCGCCGGCGAGCCGGTCGCCCGCATTCTCGGCACGCGTGAATTCTGGGGCCTGCCGTTTCGTCTGTCGGAAGCAACGCTGGTGCCGCGTCCCGATACCGAGACCGTGGTCGAACTGGCGCTCGAAATCTTTCGCGAGCGGCAAGCCTCCCATCAGATACGCATCGCGGATATCGGCACCGGCTCCGGCGCCATCCTGCTCGCGCTGCTGCACGAAATTCCCGGCGCCTTCGGCGTCGGCACCGATCTCAGCCTGACCGCGCTCAAGACCGCCAGAGACAACGCCGCGGCTCTGGGCCTCGCCGACCGCGCCTGCTTCGTCGCCTGCTCCTACGCAACGGCGCTCCGCGGCCCGTTCGACCTCGTCGTGTCGAATCCGCCCTACATCCCGTCGGCCGAAATTCCGAAATTGAGCATCGAGGTGCGCGAGCACGATCCGCATCTGGCGCTCGACGGTGGCAATGACGGTTACGACGCCTATCGTGCCCTGATCCCGCAGGCGACCGAACGTCTCGCCCCCGGCGGAGCACTGATCGTCGAGGCCGGACAGGGCCAGGCCCGGAATATTGAAACCTTGATGATTGCTGCCGCGTTGGTCGTGGACAGGCCGCCCAAGGCCGATCTGGCGGGCATCCCGCGGGCGGTTTCGGCCCGGAAAATGCCCCCATAA